Proteins encoded in a region of the Bubalus bubalis isolate 160015118507 breed Murrah chromosome 9, NDDB_SH_1, whole genome shotgun sequence genome:
- the GFRA3 gene encoding GDNF family receptor alpha-3: MARPQNPRPLPPALLLLLPLLLRAGDHLPTEGRFTNSCIQARRKCQADPTCNATYHYLNSCASSISTSSPAEEPLVPEDCMEAAQQLRNSSLMSCTCHRRMKNQATCLDIYWTIHPARSLGDYELDVSPYEDTVTRKPWKMNLSKLNMLIPDSDLCLKFAMLCTLNDKCDRLRKAYGEACSGSRCQRHTCQRQLRTFFEKASEPHSQGLLLCPCAPTDQGCGQRRRNTIAPSCALPSEAPNCLELRHVCVSDPLCRSRLADFQTHCHPMDILGTCATEQSRCLRAYMGLIGTALTPNFVSNINASVALSCTCRGSGNLQEECERLEESFSHNSCLMEAISAKMRFHSQLFSQDWAASTFSVMERQNKNPALRPQPWVPTLFSCTLTLILLSSLW, from the exons GGGACCACCTCCCCACAGAAGGCCGATTCACAAACAGCTGTATCCAGGCCAGGAGGAAGTGCCAGGCCGATCCCACTTGCAATGCTACCTACCACTACCTGAATTCCTGTGCCTCAAGTATAAGCACCTCATCACCTGCAGAGGAGCCTTTGGTCCCTGAGGACTGCATGGAAGCAGCACAGCAACTCAGGAATAGCTCTCTGATGAGCTGTACATGCCATCGGCGCATGAAGAACCAAGCTACCTGCCTGGACATCTACTGGACCATTCATCCTGCCCGTAGCCTTG GTGACTATGAGCTGGATGTCTCTCCCTATGAAGACACAGTGACCAGAAAACCCTGGAAAATGAATCTCAGCAAACTGAACATGCTCATACCAG ACTCGGACCTTTGCCTCAAGTTCGCCATGCTGTGCACTCTTAATGACAAGTGTGACCGGCTGCGCAAGGCGTACGGGGAGGCGTGCTCTGGGTCCCGCTGCCAGCGCCACACTTGCCAAAGGCAGCTGCGCACCTTCTTCGAGAAGGCCTCAGAGCCTCACTCGCAGGGCCTGCTGCTGTGCCCGTGCGCGCCCACCGATCAGGGCTGCGGGCAGCGCCGGCGCAACACCATCGCCCCCAGCTGCGCGCTGCCCTCGGAGGCCCCCAACTGCCTGGAGCTTCGGCACGTCTGCGTATCCGACCCGCTGTGCAG ATCACGTCTGGCAGATTTTCAGACCCACTGCCATCCCATGGACATTCTAGGGACCTGTGCAACAGAGCAGTCCAGATGTCTGCGGGCATACATGGGGCTGATTG GGACTGCTTTGACTCCCAATTTTGTCAGCAATATCAATGCCAGTGTTGCCTTAAGCTGCACCTGCCGAGGCAGTGGCAATCTGCAAGAGGAGTGTGAGCGGCTGGAAGAGTCCTTCTCCCACAACTCCTGCCTTA tGGAGGCCATTTCAGCTAAGATGCGTTTTCACAGCCAACTCTTCTCCCAGGACTGGGCAGCCTCTACCTTTTCGGTGATGGAACGCCAG AACAAAAACCCTGCTCTGAGGCCACAGCCTTGGGTGCCCACTCTTTTCTCCTGTACTCTTACCTTGATTCTGCTCTCGAGTCTCTGGTAG